One stretch of Glandiceps talaboti chromosome 7, keGlaTala1.1, whole genome shotgun sequence DNA includes these proteins:
- the LOC144437482 gene encoding PRELI domain containing protein 3A-like, with amino-acid sequence MKIWTSEHVFSHPWETVVKAAWRKYPNPMNPSVVGLDVIDRYVDNKGRLISHRLLCTEWGLPRWIATMLGGNRVCYASEESIVDRKEKTLTLQSNNVTFNSLVAIDERLTYAPHPTKTDETLLKQEAIITVKGVALSSYLEQLVVNTISSKASQGRDAMEWVIGKINGEMIDLANSAKKGVEDIKHNLENLTIPDTPENITL; translated from the exons atgaagATCTGGACGTCGGAACATGTATTTAG CCATCCCTGGGAGACAGTAGTGAAGGCAGCATGGAGGAAGTACCCAAACCCAATGAACCCATCAGTGGTGGGTTTAGATGTAATAGACAGATATGTAGACAATAAAGGCAGACTTATAAGTCATAGATTATTATGTACAGAATGGGGACTGCCTAGATGGATTGCTACG ATGTTAGGTGGAAATAGAGTGTGTTATGCAAGTGAAGAATCAATTGtagatagaaaagaaaaaaCACTTACCTTACAATCAAATAAT GTTACTTTCAATAGTCTAGTTGCAATAGATGAAAGACTTACCTATGCACCACATCCGACAAAAACAGACGA aacACTTCTAAAACAGGAAGCAATAATCACGGTGAAAGGAGTAGCTCTATCTAGTTATTTAGAACAACTTGTAGTCAATACAATATCATCCAAAGCATCGCAG GGACGTGATGCCATGGAATGGGTGATTGGTAAAATCAATGGGGAGATGATAGACCTTGCTAATTCAGCTAAGAAAGGAGTAGAAGATATTAAACATAACCTAGAAAACCTGACAATACCAGACACacctgaaaacatcacactttga
- the LOC144438043 gene encoding uncharacterized protein LOC144438043, whose product MKCQDCGNSRAKLSQGDLHLCKSCKLHRFPTTSSSAVKMADATTDNDNHVPEKSQLDTIQATLLTLTAKVDKLTAMENNIRELQKSITYVSNSFDDFAKQLQSLRNENKDLKDKLANTTKEVNELHQYTRRNTLEISGIPEDGNEDTDNIVVKVAEIVGVNVSPDDIDISHRLPQRPSRQSNGQRKPATIIVKFVRRSLRNKLYSSRKNLKGKTTRNIGVTSNNRIYINENLTPTNKQLFFQVNQLRNEKHWKFIWTHNGKIYVRKNVGDPAIIVATIRDLDRIV is encoded by the coding sequence ATGAAGTGTCAGGATTGTGGTAACTCGAGAGCTAAGCTGTCCCAGGGCGACCTGCATCTCTGCAAGTCGTGTAAACTTCATCGCTTTCCAACAACAAGTTCAAGTGCAGTCAAGATGGCCGATGCTACTACTGACAATGACAATCACGTGCCTGAGAAATCACAACTTGACACTATACAGGCGACATTGCTTACGCTCACCGCTAAAGTCGACAAGCTTACTGCAATGGAAAACAACATACGTGAACTCCAGAAGTCCATTACCTATGTGAGTAACTCTTTTGATGACTTCGCAAAGCAACTGCAAAGTCTacgaaatgaaaacaaagatttGAAAGACAAACTAGCTAACACAACAAAGGAAGTCAACGAACTACATCAATACACCAGAAGAAACACCTTAGAAATATCAGGTATACCTGAGGATGGAAATGAAGACACAGATAATATCGTGGTTAAAGTAGCTGAGATCGTCGGTGTCAATGTTTCGCCTgatgatattgatatatcacatCGTCTTCCTCAAAGACCTAGCCGGCAAAGTAATGGCCAGCGTAAACCAGCCACAATCATCGTCAAGTTCGTTCGTCGTTCCCTCCGAAATAAGCTGTATTCATCAAGAAAAAACCTTAAAGGCAAGACTACCCGTAACATTGGCGTCACAAGCAACAATCGTATTTACATCAACGAGAACTTAACACCAACTAATAAGCAACTCTTCTTCCAGGTAAATCAGCTACGCAACGAAAAACACTGGAAATTCATTTGGACGCACAATGGCAAAATCTACGTGCGGAAAAATGTCGGCGACCCAGCAATCATCGTAGCAACTATAAGAGATCTCGATCGTATCGTCTAA
- the LOC144438044 gene encoding E3 ubiquitin-protein ligase TRIM45-like, whose translation MSPYGWALASLYIYTMASNELQLLEQIDQNFLLCIICSGRYKNAKCLPCLHNFCESCLTKVVKGSDSSITCPTCRRTYRLTNGGVSGITTNFFIDHLVEMFTKRDHASGESAKCAGCRRGECTTYCIECGVELCDNCVVAHRNLPTTRTHRVVTLDEYNTAKSHDPVSVQPPLYCSRHPEYQVEFYCDTCDVTICLKCTALDHPMTTHKYRCVNDAASDYSKTLSNTIEEVKVKIIEANDSKLAVEGVSESLDKRFQTEIKKVNEHVQNTVEEVTRMIQESSAHLLTDLNDEYNSRKKNLNAQLKELEGTEDDLFSANDYAEKLMQYGNAAQLMSAKKGMVDRMEELLKMETKTSPSASAYMEFLACGDFCKEKTAGIVITSEATYKLTDIPKFVRVGENVAVTVAMEPSHASQRNNKLRTMEVETSMKTPDNKNPWVEVNGNKDGTVTVKTQPDEDGEHELSVWVRKKHVEGSPAIINVIPRRGSLSKFGLPGQGIAQLDNPWGVAMTQNRDVLVCDYNNRRLQSFSTGGKSTGEFKFTNCGCPVNPFDVDVSDNGNVFITDSGNKQIIVCDENGKVIRCFGKGKLQWPIGIAINPTNSRVYVVDQSASCIQIYSQVGYHIKSFGSQGNMDGELSHPRFLCIDDDGNVYVSDNYNHRIQVFDADGHFRYSFGSEGSGDGQMKHPCGVCLDKAGYVYISDYGNNRVVKFESGGEYVGRVDNDQDGLRYPRGICVQDDEPFSKVIVTDGSDNSIKIFAQ comes from the exons ATGTCGCCGTATGGC TGGGCGTTAGCGTCACTTTATATCTACACCATGGCTTCCAACGAGCTGCAGCTGCTCGAACAAATTGATCAGAATTTTCTTCTCTGCATCATCTGTTCAGGAAGATACAAGAATGCTAAATGTCTACCGTGTCTACACAACTTTTGTGAATCTTGTCTGACGAAAGTGGTGAAGGGAAGTGACAGTAGTATTACCTGCCCGACATGTCGACGTACTTATCGACTCACTAATGGCGGGGTATCTGGTATAACTACAAACTTCTTTATCGATCACTTGGTTGAAATGTTCACGAAACGAGACCATGCTTCTGGAGAATCAGCCAAATGTGCTGGGTGTAGAAGGGGAGAGTGTACTACATACTGTATCGAATGTGGTGTCGAGCTCTGTGACAATTGTGTTGTCGCACACAGAAATTTACCAACAACACGAACTCATCGCGTTGTCACGCTAGATGAATACAACACTGCGAAGTCTCATGACCCCGTCTCAGTCCAACCCCCCTTGTACTGTAGTCGTCACCCAGAGTACCAAGTCGAATTTTACTGCGATACTTGTGATGTGACGATCTGTCTGAAGTGTACGGCATTGGACCATCCGATGACAACCCATAAATACAGGTGTGTGAACGATGCGGCCAGCGATTACAGTAAAACGTTGTCGAACACGATCGAAGAAGTAAAAGTGAAGATAATTGAAGCTAACGATAGCAAACTGGCCGTGGAAGGTGTATCAGAATCATTAGACAAACGTTTTCAGACAGAGATAAAGAAAGTGAACGAACACGTTCAAAATACCGTTGAAGAAGTCACCCGCATGATACAAGAAAGTAGTGCTCATCTCTTGACAGACTTGAACGATGAATACAATAGCAGGAAAAAGAATCTAAACGCTCAATTGAAAGAACTAGAAGGTACCGAGGACGATCTTTTTAGCGCCAATGATTATGCAGAGAAACTGATGCAGTATGGAAATGCTGCACAGTTGATGTCGGCAAAGAAAGGTATGGTTGATCGAATGGAAGAGTTGCTTAAAATGGAAACGAAAACTTCTCCATCAGCAAGCGCTTATATGGAATTCCTAGCATGTGGTGATTTCTGTAAAGAGAAAACGGCAGGAATTGTAATCACATCGGAGGCAACTTATAAACTTACTGATATTCCGAAGTTTGTAAGAGTTGGTGAAAACGTAGCTGTTACCGTGGCAATGGAACCAAGTCATGCAAGTCAGAGGAACAATAAATTAAGAACGATGGAGGTTGAAACATCGATGAAAACACCGGACAATAAGAATCCTTGGGTAGAAGTTAATGGCAACAAAGATGGAACAGTGACTGTGAAAACTCAACCAGATGAGGACGGAGAGCACGAACTATCAGTATGGGTACGTAAGAAACATGTAGAGGGATCGCCAGCTATAATTAACGTTATTCCTAGGAGAGGATCCTTGTCCAAGTTTGGTTTGCCCGGGCAAGGTATTGCGCAGTTGGATAATCCATGGGGTGTGGCAATGACCCAAAACAGAGACGTTTTAGTGTGCGATTACAACAACAGAAGATTACAATCTTTCAGCACAGGTGGGAAGAGTACGGGAGAATTTAAATTTACTAATTGTGGATGTCCAGTTAACCCATTCGACGTAGATGTTTCAGACAATGGCAATGTTTTCATTACTGATTCTGGAAATAAACAGATAATTGTATGTGATGAGAATGGCAAGGTAATCAGATGTTTTGGAAAGGGAAAACTGCAATGGCCCATTGGCATCGCTATCAATCCTACCAACAGTAGAGTCTACGTTGTCGACCAGTCTGCAAgttgtattcaaatttacagcCAAGTTGGGTACCATATCAAGTCATTTGGTAGTCAAGGCAACATGGATGGCGAGCTCTCTCACCCTCGATTTCTCTgtattgatgatgatggtaatgtCTACGTATCCGATAACTATAACCATAGAATCCAGGTGTTTGATGCTGATGGGCACTTTAGGTATTCGTTTGGTTCTGAGGGAAGTGGGGATGGTCAGATGAAACATCCCTGTGGGGTATGTCTTGATAAGGCTGGGTACGTTTACATCTCAGATTATGGCAATAACAGAGTTGTGAAATTTGAATCAGGTGGGGAATATGTAGGTCGTGTTGATAATGACCAAGATGGCTTAAGATACCCACGTGGCATTTGTGTACAAGATGACGAACCATTCAGCAAAGTCATAGTAACTGATGGGAGTGATAATTCCATTAAAATATTTGCACAATAG